In the genome of Sorangium aterium, one region contains:
- a CDS encoding di-heme oxidoredictase family protein, with amino-acid sequence MSGGLHVVLGLLATCAAELGCSSDLSPASPAPESPSPESPSPGDGGGPPGEPPCVETSDGPALPQAFALNCGGCHSAHGKPAGGFPDLFAFDGTLEEFTAQVRTGKTRMPAFGEQQIATADIEAIYAYFSTGAPPAPACDGGQVDPGECSGVDGAISPLFPAATEGRPITTMAADGTITLEAAGRVRGRHEKEEEFSPYQPRYFENRSYKFIVEDTIPAGGSTIKFTWLPKANASNNQTINFRCWYSGEGNVFDSNNGMERITSTHWEFVVDRNARESREIREGDLLEFEFGVFLDAGTVEGRTSYYSDTFRYRVGSGELTPFNEANEVALSGGDGTIPYIYEEPHLYYEQMALNIQESSIQPFLEGRRLFHTDFATGEHSEGGNPVFDEQAGKAGPLSNQAACVSCHINNGRGAPPEPGEAMETAVVKVFGAGANADGRPTADPSYGRQLQDKAQGGGASEGTATVAYAEEPGQFPDGTPYVLRKPTFRFNGLSAGPIASYSVRVARPLVGMGLLEAIAEDALLERADGMDCNQDGISGRPNLIPDPVSGALRIGRFGWKASKVSVPHQVADALVADMGVTTSLFPVEECGEAQTGCQGGTRGDPELSDDDLDRLATYMRMLGVPPRRDTADPTVQRGEALFSQAGCASCHVPSMKTGGRHPLVELRDQLIQPFSDLLLHDMGEELADTSTSEHLAGPREWRTPPLWGIGLLEAVNGHTQLLHDGRARNVVEAILWHGGEADAAKQRFMALPAGDRDAVVAFLRSL; translated from the coding sequence GTGTCCGGGGGTCTCCATGTCGTGCTCGGGCTGCTCGCGACCTGCGCAGCAGAGCTCGGGTGCTCGAGCGACCTGTCGCCCGCGTCTCCCGCGCCGGAGTCGCCCTCGCCGGAGTCGCCCTCGCCGGGCGACGGGGGCGGCCCGCCGGGCGAACCGCCCTGCGTGGAGACGAGCGACGGGCCAGCGCTGCCGCAGGCGTTCGCGCTGAACTGCGGCGGGTGCCATAGCGCGCACGGCAAGCCGGCCGGCGGGTTCCCCGATCTGTTTGCCTTCGACGGCACCCTGGAGGAGTTCACGGCGCAGGTGCGCACGGGGAAGACGCGCATGCCGGCCTTCGGCGAGCAGCAGATCGCGACGGCCGACATCGAGGCGATCTACGCTTATTTCTCTACGGGAGCGCCGCCCGCGCCGGCCTGCGACGGCGGCCAGGTCGATCCCGGCGAGTGCTCCGGCGTGGACGGCGCCATCTCGCCGCTGTTCCCCGCGGCAACGGAGGGCAGGCCGATCACCACGATGGCTGCCGATGGGACGATCACGCTCGAGGCCGCGGGGCGCGTGCGCGGACGCCACGAGAAAGAGGAAGAGTTCAGCCCCTACCAGCCGCGCTATTTCGAGAACCGGAGCTACAAGTTCATCGTCGAGGACACGATCCCGGCGGGCGGCAGCACCATCAAGTTCACCTGGCTCCCCAAGGCCAACGCATCCAACAACCAGACCATCAATTTTCGCTGTTGGTACTCGGGCGAGGGCAACGTGTTCGACTCGAACAACGGCATGGAGCGCATCACGAGCACCCACTGGGAGTTCGTCGTGGATCGCAACGCCCGGGAGAGCAGGGAGATCCGCGAGGGAGACCTGCTCGAGTTCGAGTTCGGGGTGTTCCTTGACGCGGGCACCGTCGAGGGGAGGACGAGCTATTACAGCGACACGTTCCGCTACCGCGTCGGCAGCGGCGAGCTGACGCCGTTCAACGAGGCGAACGAAGTGGCCCTGTCGGGCGGCGACGGGACGATACCGTACATCTACGAGGAGCCTCATCTCTATTACGAACAGATGGCGCTCAACATCCAGGAGAGCTCGATCCAGCCCTTCCTCGAGGGGCGCCGCCTGTTCCATACGGACTTTGCCACCGGCGAGCACAGCGAGGGCGGTAACCCCGTCTTCGACGAGCAAGCCGGCAAGGCGGGGCCGCTCTCGAACCAGGCGGCGTGCGTGAGCTGCCACATCAACAACGGTCGCGGCGCCCCGCCCGAGCCCGGCGAGGCGATGGAGACCGCTGTCGTGAAGGTGTTCGGCGCAGGAGCGAACGCGGACGGCCGGCCCACCGCAGATCCAAGCTACGGCCGGCAGCTCCAGGACAAGGCGCAGGGCGGCGGCGCCAGCGAGGGCACGGCCACCGTGGCCTACGCCGAGGAACCCGGGCAGTTCCCCGATGGCACGCCGTACGTCCTGCGAAAGCCCACGTTCCGCTTCAACGGGCTCTCCGCAGGGCCGATCGCGAGCTACTCGGTCCGCGTTGCCCGCCCGCTCGTGGGCATGGGCCTTCTCGAGGCGATCGCGGAGGACGCGCTGCTCGAGCGCGCAGATGGGATGGATTGCAACCAGGACGGTATCTCGGGCCGTCCGAACCTGATCCCGGACCCAGTCTCGGGGGCGCTGCGAATAGGGCGCTTCGGCTGGAAGGCGAGCAAGGTGAGCGTACCGCATCAGGTCGCCGACGCGCTGGTGGCGGACATGGGCGTGACGACGAGCCTGTTCCCGGTCGAGGAGTGCGGCGAGGCGCAGACGGGTTGCCAGGGCGGCACGCGCGGAGATCCCGAGCTCTCCGACGACGATCTCGACAGGTTGGCGACCTACATGCGCATGCTGGGCGTGCCGCCGCGCCGCGACACGGCGGACCCAACCGTCCAGCGCGGTGAGGCGCTGTTCAGCCAGGCAGGGTGCGCGAGCTGCCATGTGCCCTCGATGAAGACGGGGGGCCGCCACCCGCTCGTCGAGCTGCGGGATCAGCTCATCCAGCCGTTCAGCGATCTGCTCCTGCACGACATGGGAGAAGAGCTCGCGGACACGTCGACGAGCGAGCACCTCGCGGGGCCGCGCGAGTGGCGGACGCCGCCGCTGTGGGGCATCGGGCTGCTCGAGGCCGTGAACGGCCACACCCAGCTGCTGCACGACGGCCGCGCGCGGAACGTCGTCGAGGCGATCCTGTGGCACGGCGGCGAGGCGGACGCCGCGAAGCAGCGCTTCATGGCGCTCCCGGCAGGAGATCGCGACGCGGTGGTCGCCTTCCTGCGCTCGCTCTGA
- a CDS encoding response regulator: MIRVLVIDDDDIAREAMRAVLVRAGFDVVELATPIGATAVIKRDKISVVALDINMPTINGDKLAKLLRDNAQLSNLGIVLVSSCDIDKLSAIGEKVGADGIVSKAKLHVALAPAVERAVASRAGKTSPPPPSSAGSSAASSSSNPPPSIRRPK; this comes from the coding sequence ATGATCCGGGTGCTCGTGATCGATGACGACGACATCGCTCGCGAGGCGATGCGCGCCGTCCTGGTCAGGGCCGGCTTCGACGTGGTTGAGCTGGCCACGCCCATCGGCGCGACGGCGGTCATCAAGCGAGACAAGATCTCCGTGGTCGCGCTCGACATCAACATGCCGACCATCAACGGCGACAAGCTGGCGAAGCTGCTCCGCGACAACGCGCAGCTCTCGAACCTGGGTATCGTCCTCGTCTCCAGCTGTGATATCGACAAGCTGAGCGCGATCGGCGAGAAGGTCGGCGCCGACGGCATCGTCTCGAAAGCGAAGCTGCACGTCGCGCTGGCTCCGGCGGTCGAGCGCGCGGTGGCCTCGCGCGCCGGGAAGACCAGCCCGCCGCCGCCTTCGTCAGCGGGGTCTTCTGCGGCGTCGTCCTCCTCTAACCCGCCGCCCTCGATAAGGCGCCCAAAGTAG
- a CDS encoding SDR family NAD(P)-dependent oxidoreductase: MAPVVVITGASSGIGRSLAFSWAKRGARVVLSARGRDALEGVASEVRAAGGEALAVAGDVTVEEDRKALCERALGAYGRLDVLVNNAGRGYYTPSIEIEPAELEALYRLNVVAPVHLARLAIEPLAATKGTIVMVSSIAGLVAAPRMGPYASSKFALEALAMSLRAELSSRGVRVLVVRPGPVATPFHANAVVTDDNVGYRPPGHKKQSPDEVAEMIVRAVDAGRDVLETSLFVKTASLAARVAPGPMRWLSRRMAHRSGF, translated from the coding sequence ATGGCTCCCGTCGTCGTCATCACCGGTGCATCCAGCGGAATCGGTCGATCGCTCGCGTTCTCCTGGGCGAAGCGCGGCGCGCGCGTGGTGCTGAGCGCGCGCGGGCGGGATGCGCTCGAGGGCGTCGCCTCGGAGGTGCGCGCGGCGGGCGGCGAGGCCCTCGCGGTGGCCGGCGACGTGACCGTCGAGGAGGATCGCAAGGCGCTCTGCGAGCGGGCGCTCGGCGCGTACGGCCGGCTGGACGTGCTGGTGAACAACGCCGGGCGCGGCTACTACACGCCGTCGATCGAGATCGAGCCCGCCGAGCTGGAGGCGCTCTACCGGCTGAACGTCGTCGCCCCCGTGCACCTCGCGCGGCTCGCGATCGAGCCCCTCGCGGCCACGAAGGGCACCATCGTCATGGTCTCCTCGATCGCGGGGCTCGTCGCCGCGCCGCGCATGGGCCCGTACGCCTCGTCGAAGTTCGCCCTGGAGGCGCTCGCGATGTCGCTCCGCGCGGAGCTCTCGTCGCGCGGCGTGCGCGTGCTGGTGGTGCGGCCGGGCCCGGTCGCGACCCCGTTCCACGCGAACGCCGTCGTGACCGACGACAACGTCGGCTACCGCCCGCCGGGCCACAAGAAGCAGAGCCCGGACGAGGTCGCCGAGATGATCGTGCGCGCCGTCGACGCGGGCCGCGACGTCCTGGAGACGAGCCTGTTCGTGAAGACCGCGAGCCTCGCCGCCCGCGTGGCGCCCGGCCCCATGCGCTGGCTCTCGAGGCGGATGGCGCACCGCTCGGGGTTCTGA
- a CDS encoding DUF1552 domain-containing protein yields the protein MEQGQNAFLEPSHSRCMAALSTCVDADELGRAAGQDLGEWVGNGVSVDQLIVQKAGPEQATRIPSLQTGLGVKPGFFDGRSYAYNQAVSWKSPREPLKRSVNPKAVFDALINAGAASAPSVPGQTDEQARIEAERRAATEKSVIDAVLADANSLMRKVGSDDRKVVQQYLDALRETEKNVTRIQSTMTPSSLGCSPIGEPGVVPEPPGQQEGLNENDSTEAGEYKHDDHANVMIDLIVMAIQCDVTRVITHMLDDARSEFEYRCIPADVRAKVGLEYREGSSLHYHACQHGPGNLGATDEGGRYAVVEESNLDFAAINCWLGQKTAQLAQRLDAIPEGDGTVLDHSVMVYMSEMRTHDHDAYDLPIVLLGGDGVFLNDAHVAYGPLGQDRQLRDLWFTLMNQYYNLGVASFGEDRRGVPNALLEEILR from the coding sequence GTGGAGCAAGGGCAGAACGCGTTCCTCGAGCCGTCCCACTCGCGCTGCATGGCCGCGCTGTCGACCTGCGTGGACGCCGATGAGCTGGGGAGGGCCGCCGGGCAGGACCTCGGCGAGTGGGTGGGCAACGGCGTCTCGGTCGACCAGCTCATCGTGCAGAAGGCAGGCCCGGAGCAGGCGACCCGCATCCCGTCGCTGCAGACGGGGCTCGGGGTGAAGCCCGGCTTCTTCGACGGGCGCAGCTACGCCTACAATCAGGCCGTCTCCTGGAAGAGCCCGCGCGAGCCCCTGAAGCGCTCGGTCAACCCGAAGGCGGTGTTCGACGCGCTCATCAACGCGGGTGCCGCGAGCGCGCCTTCGGTGCCAGGACAGACCGACGAGCAGGCCAGGATCGAGGCGGAGCGCCGCGCGGCGACCGAGAAGAGCGTGATCGACGCCGTGCTCGCGGACGCGAACTCGCTCATGCGCAAGGTCGGCTCGGACGATCGCAAGGTCGTCCAGCAGTACCTGGACGCCCTGCGAGAGACAGAGAAGAACGTGACCCGCATCCAGTCGACGATGACCCCGTCGAGCCTGGGCTGCAGCCCGATCGGCGAGCCCGGAGTCGTCCCCGAGCCGCCGGGCCAGCAGGAGGGGCTCAACGAGAACGACAGCACGGAGGCCGGCGAGTACAAACACGACGATCACGCGAACGTCATGATCGATCTCATCGTCATGGCGATTCAATGCGACGTGACGCGCGTGATAACCCACATGCTCGACGACGCGCGCTCGGAGTTCGAGTACCGGTGCATCCCGGCCGACGTCCGCGCGAAGGTGGGCCTCGAGTACAGGGAGGGCAGCAGCCTCCATTATCACGCCTGCCAGCACGGCCCCGGCAACCTGGGCGCAACGGACGAGGGCGGCCGCTACGCGGTCGTCGAGGAGAGCAATCTCGATTTCGCGGCGATCAACTGCTGGCTCGGCCAGAAGACGGCGCAGCTCGCGCAGCGGCTCGACGCGATCCCCGAGGGGGACGGGACGGTGCTCGATCACTCCGTGATGGTCTACATGAGCGAGATGCGTACGCACGACCACGACGCGTATGATCTGCCCATCGTCCTCCTTGGCGGCGACGGCGTCTTCCTGAACGACGCGCACGTCGCGTATGGCCCCCTCGGCCAGGATCGCCAGCTCCGCGATCTGTGGTTCACCCTCATGAACCAGTACTACAACCTCGGCGTCGCGTCGTTCGGCGAGGATCGCCGCGGCGTGCCGAACGCGCTTCTCGAGGAGATCCTGCGGTAG
- a CDS encoding DUF1592 domain-containing protein, which yields MTASEYNNTVAHLLGTRLRPADGFPASGAKGFDANASALSSLSQVLVQGYYDAAKKLAAEAFSNEAQRARILVCDPAEGADDGCAREIIERFGLRAFRRPLEAAEVDRYAAQYADARTTLEMSPVEAVQHVVRTLLTSPNFFLRIEVGPDSKRSPGALGGHEIASRLSYLLWSSLPDEELFDAAESDELATEDELRQQVDRMLSDPKSAAFFQNFFGQWLGTRTLPSHTVDTTLFPGWNDEVKGAMIEQANAYFTGFTTGERPWSEFLTAPHPESPLLAPLYANDPEAGRGGFLTLPAFLTLSSRAERTSPTSRAKTILAQLYCADLAPPAGVDIPELEAAGGDSGPVDNVRKKLEKHRESPDCAGCHDLLDPIGLSLENFDPIGAYRTEYPNGDAVDATGKYGSAEFQDISGLIPELQKDPQLGICPSEQLFTYALRRRPSGGDRDTLKEIAARWEKGTIADLVKQVVTSDAFRLRAAKVGAK from the coding sequence ATGACAGCATCGGAGTACAACAACACGGTCGCCCACCTCCTGGGCACGCGCCTGCGGCCGGCGGACGGATTCCCGGCCTCCGGCGCGAAGGGCTTCGACGCGAACGCCAGCGCGCTCTCGAGCCTCTCGCAGGTCCTCGTCCAGGGGTACTACGACGCCGCCAAGAAGCTGGCGGCCGAGGCGTTCTCGAACGAGGCGCAGCGCGCCCGGATCCTCGTATGCGACCCGGCGGAGGGCGCGGATGACGGGTGCGCGCGCGAGATCATCGAGCGCTTCGGGCTGCGCGCCTTCCGGCGCCCGCTCGAGGCGGCGGAGGTCGACCGGTACGCGGCGCAGTACGCCGACGCGCGCACCACCCTCGAGATGTCCCCCGTCGAGGCGGTGCAGCACGTCGTCCGGACCCTGCTGACGTCGCCCAATTTCTTCCTGCGGATCGAGGTCGGCCCCGACTCGAAGCGATCGCCGGGCGCCCTCGGCGGCCACGAGATCGCGTCGCGCCTCTCGTACCTCCTCTGGAGCTCGCTCCCGGACGAGGAGCTCTTCGACGCCGCAGAGAGCGACGAGCTGGCCACCGAGGACGAGCTCCGGCAGCAGGTGGACCGCATGCTGTCCGACCCGAAGAGCGCCGCGTTCTTCCAGAACTTCTTCGGGCAGTGGCTCGGGACACGCACGCTCCCGAGCCACACCGTCGACACGACGCTGTTCCCGGGCTGGAACGACGAGGTGAAGGGCGCGATGATCGAGCAGGCCAACGCCTATTTCACCGGCTTCACGACCGGCGAGCGGCCGTGGTCCGAGTTCCTGACGGCGCCCCACCCGGAGAGCCCGCTGCTCGCGCCGCTCTACGCGAACGACCCCGAGGCCGGGCGCGGCGGGTTCCTGACGCTCCCCGCGTTCCTCACGCTGTCTTCCCGCGCCGAACGGACCTCCCCCACGTCCCGCGCGAAGACGATCCTGGCGCAGCTCTACTGCGCCGACCTGGCCCCTCCCGCCGGCGTGGATATCCCGGAGCTCGAGGCCGCGGGAGGCGACTCGGGCCCCGTCGACAACGTCCGCAAGAAGCTCGAGAAGCACCGCGAGTCGCCCGACTGCGCGGGCTGTCACGATCTCCTCGATCCCATCGGGCTGAGCCTCGAGAACTTCGATCCGATCGGCGCCTACCGGACCGAGTACCCGAACGGCGACGCTGTCGACGCGACAGGCAAGTACGGGAGCGCGGAGTTCCAGGACATCTCGGGCCTCATCCCGGAGCTCCAGAAGGACCCCCAGCTGGGGATCTGCCCCTCCGAGCAGCTCTTCACCTATGCGTTGCGCCGGCGCCCGAGCGGCGGCGACAGGGACACGCTCAAGGAGATCGCCGCGCGCTGGGAGAAGGGGACGATCGCGGATCTGGTGAAGCAGGTGGTGACCAGCGACGCGTTCCGCCTCCGCGCGGCGAAGGTCGGGGCGAAGTGA
- a CDS encoding RNA polymerase sigma factor codes for MTARAAVAPSTPPPAGAVPAVPAAGVQAAPLDFADVYEEMFPFVWRTVRRLGVDASAHEDVCQEVFVVVHRRLPEFLGRSSLKTWVFGIVVNVVQTHRRSLRRKSPAHRGTGETVDPELLAGPSSLSPYEAMTRAEAARVAHELLSSLDEEKRVVLLLAELEEMPAAEIARGIGVNVNTVYARLRAARQAFSDAVHRHHARIRGGRNG; via the coding sequence GTGACGGCCCGCGCGGCGGTCGCTCCGTCGACGCCTCCGCCGGCCGGCGCGGTGCCCGCCGTCCCGGCGGCCGGCGTGCAGGCCGCGCCGCTCGACTTCGCCGACGTCTACGAGGAGATGTTCCCCTTCGTCTGGCGGACCGTGCGCCGGCTCGGCGTGGACGCCTCGGCGCACGAGGACGTGTGCCAGGAGGTGTTCGTCGTCGTGCACCGGCGGCTCCCGGAGTTCCTGGGCCGCTCGTCGCTGAAGACGTGGGTCTTCGGCATCGTCGTGAACGTCGTGCAGACGCACCGGAGATCGCTGCGCCGCAAGAGCCCCGCCCACCGCGGGACAGGAGAGACCGTGGATCCCGAGCTGCTCGCGGGGCCGAGCAGCCTCAGCCCCTACGAGGCCATGACGAGGGCGGAGGCCGCGCGCGTCGCGCACGAGCTGCTCTCGTCGCTCGACGAGGAGAAGCGCGTGGTGCTCCTCCTCGCCGAGCTGGAAGAGATGCCGGCGGCGGAGATCGCGCGGGGCATCGGGGTGAACGTCAACACCGTCTATGCGCGGCTGAGGGCCGCTCGACAGGCGTTTTCCGACGCGGTGCACCGCCACCACGCCAGGATCCGAGGAGGCCGCAATGGATGA
- a CDS encoding LamG domain-containing protein, with translation MTPASTVGGGGEGGSGSGEGGRGGGAPSGGEAGSGGEAGSGGEGGSGAAPCDALPSLAHRYSFDGVGEVVADTVGGADGEIFGGASLDGGGVLTLDGEDDYVDLPAGLLTGLSDVTVMVWVARNGGGAYLRVVDFGIGSTGEDPVEGDASVGRSYLVITPSTGFDPPGIAALASDSGAAGQVQVTTEPTLDDAEIHQLAAVFDGAAGTLALYLDGALLGSTPVGFPLSAIQDANNWLGRSHFDQDPYFGGRYDELRLYRGALAGCAIEAAWRAGPELP, from the coding sequence ATGACTCCGGCGTCGACTGTGGGCGGCGGCGGGGAAGGTGGTAGTGGCAGCGGGGAAGGGGGGCGTGGTGGTGGGGCGCCGAGCGGCGGTGAGGCGGGCAGCGGCGGCGAGGCGGGCAGCGGCGGCGAAGGGGGCAGCGGCGCGGCCCCCTGCGATGCGCTGCCGTCGCTGGCTCATCGGTACTCGTTCGACGGGGTGGGGGAGGTCGTCGCCGATACGGTCGGCGGCGCCGACGGCGAGATCTTCGGCGGCGCGAGCCTCGACGGCGGAGGGGTGCTCACCCTCGACGGAGAGGACGACTACGTCGATCTGCCCGCGGGTCTCCTCACGGGGTTGAGCGACGTGACCGTCATGGTCTGGGTTGCCCGCAACGGCGGAGGGGCGTACCTGCGCGTCGTCGACTTCGGCATCGGCAGCACGGGTGAGGATCCCGTCGAGGGCGACGCGAGCGTTGGGCGGTCCTACCTGGTCATCACCCCCTCGACGGGCTTCGATCCGCCGGGTATCGCCGCGCTCGCGAGCGACAGCGGCGCCGCGGGTCAGGTGCAGGTCACCACCGAGCCCACGCTCGATGACGCCGAGATCCATCAGCTCGCCGCGGTCTTCGACGGCGCGGCGGGGACCCTGGCGCTTTACCTCGACGGTGCGCTCCTCGGCAGCACGCCGGTCGGCTTTCCGCTCTCGGCCATCCAGGACGCGAACAACTGGCTCGGGCGGTCCCACTTCGATCAGGATCCGTATTTCGGAGGGCGTTACGACGAGCTGCGCCTCTACCGCGGGGCGCTGGCCGGCTGCGCGATCGAGGCCGCGTGGCGCGCGGGCCCGGAGCTGCCCTGA